The Drosophila sechellia strain sech25 chromosome 2L, ASM438219v1, whole genome shotgun sequence region TGCCACTTGTTAACTTGGTCAATGTTGAATATTGGCAAGAAAAAGTGTTATAAAAACGAGTATGAGGTCTGAGCATTTGAAGGCATTTGTAAACACAGAGAGCCTGGTTCAGTGAGTTGTGGGCCCAAGAACGTGACGGTTGAGTATCGCTGCAAGTGGAAGTCGAGGGGACCTCCGATCACCACCAAGTCTAGATGTCATGATGCCGGCTCATTGGCAGTGGCTTTTGGTTGGCCTCCTCCTGTTGATTCCGCACCATTCAGGGGCGGCCTCCAAGAGAGGTAATGGCACCCACTAATCGGTGATATCTATATAATCTGTATAATCTGTGTAGTGAAACTGTGCCTGCAGCCCATGATCAGTGGTCGGTGCTTCGGATACGTGGAGAGCTATGCCTACAATCCCATAAAGCGCCACTGCGAACCCTTCATCTACGGCGGATGTGGCGGTAATGATAATCGATTTAGCACCAAAACTGAGTGCGAGTTCAACTGCCGTGATATTTGAGAATGTCAACTGAAATGTCACAGTTACAATAACTAcgattgaaattaaaaacaaaacacataGGTAAAAACTACAAACTGGTGGTTATGTTTTCATATATTCTATGTTGTGTTATTGAGGCAACATCCTAGATATTCATTCAATCTTAGGATTAGAAAAGTTCAAGCTCCAACTGGGATTGTTTGTAATTAAGGTTGGTTTGTAACTCAGGTTGAACAAATTTCACcgtacaaaataaaaatataataattacatTCCACTAAATAAGACACGTGACAATTAACAACGAAGGgtattttcttttcctttggtGCATTCAATGTGATGTTTCATTGGCCTTTGATTGGTTGCGCCGCTTGATGTGCCGCGGATTGTTGCAAATCTTTTCGCAGTCTTCGAGGGTTAAGAACAGCTTTCGATTACTGCATCCCATGTAGCGACAACGTTGTGTCTCCGGATCGAAAAATATGCCCAGGGTAGTTGGGCTACACAGCCACACGTTCTTATTCGGTGCCGTCTGGCATGCATCTCCtggaataaatattatatatattacaattcTAGCTaacttttagaaaaatattgtgtGTAGTTTCAATCAAGAGGTGTTTGATAGATAAGTTAATCCGAAGTCATTGCCCTCAGAATTTCGGCATTGACAggttgaaaaacaaaaagcagatAACCCAACACCATGTTGAacattttttcaatatttttcctCATTGATTATGAGAAATCTTTGAATACTCACGAACAACCGCCTCTGCAGTGAATGGTTGGTCCAGCATAACGGCCAAAATCACACAAAATCCAGTGATGATTCTCAGCTGACTGTAGTTGGCCATTTTTACAGAACTTTCGAAAGTGCTCTGGATGGATAGCGATGGAGTCCTCTGACTCAAGTTGGTCAACTCTGTAGAGCAGCTCTGCTTTGCTCCCTGGCCCCGATGATGTCAATCTGGTTCAGGACAAACACAAATGCGCAGCAGCTCGCCATATATAAGAGGCAGTGCGGAATGTGTCCGATTCTAGAGTGATTGAAAGCCTATAGTATATGGATGATCGGCCGATCCGTCtgcttttcttatttatttattgtctTTTTGCAATTTCGCTGTATTTTATGAGTTTTTTATACTCATCGCACGGCAAAGTTCATCTAGAGTGCAAAAACCCAGTCGAAAAAATGCGCTAAGTATTTGTGGCAGCTGTTGGCAGTTGGGTATGCAGATAGGGAATACTCTAGGGTTCTATTGCAACTTTTCTTGGACTTTGCGCAGTTTTGAATTTCTGAAAATTCTTCGATGGATGAAGAAGCGGATTTGGTTCACCACACACTTGGTCACTGACTAAACGGCTAGTCGCGAACTCGACTTGAAGCCTCGAACAAAAGGCATCCGAGGCACACATTTGTAATCGGAGTCGCTCTGCCAGCAGTTCTGCTGCTGATTCGAATTCTGCTGAGAGAATTAAAACGTACACTGAACAAAACTTTTAACTTCGTTTCCCATTCTTAGTCCAAATTCATGTCCTACCACTAAAACGTATATTCAGCGCTTCACATTGAAACTACCTATACTTGCTAGAacacattgttttatttaaataaaacaacaaatcgTTCTCTGTGTGTTTGGATTGATAAGACGTCAGCATCGCCAACTGAGATTTTGCATGTCTGATCATCGATGATGATGTTGGGGGATGGTGATCGTACTGAGGGTTGGCTCTCCTCCAATTCCAGCTAAATCCGGCGAGTGCCTGTTGCAGAAGGCTAAGATGAACGCAGAGAGGTGCAAGGCTGATAAGGCCAACGTGACGTATACGCAACGAGCTAGTTATGCCCTCAGTAAATAGCCGACATCTATCTGCATCTGAATCATCTACATTACATTTGTTGTTGTGATGTAATGGGGTGAAGCCAAAGAGCAACATTGTTTGCCGATTATATTACTTGGGCTTGTAGATAGCGCAAGccaatgaatttaaatttgcattgaCAAATGTTCGTTGGATTCagaattttttataaattttcctatatatattattattttcaccAACATAAATTACAATTCCAAGAGTTACCAGAACTATCAGACTCCTTTCGTTATAGGGTAGCACAGGAATATATTATCACAAGACGCATTTCAATGTTCAACAAAGTAACTTTGCGTGCCAAACGAGGCACAATCACAGAATTTCGCACGTTTTGATAGTGCGAGCATATGGAAATACACAATTACGTCACAGGTCAACGGGGCGGATGATTGACATCCAGCTGAGACTAAGCATTTCGACGCAATTCGGTTGCCGCTCTCGAAGATTTGATCAACTCTCACCGAATCAAACTCATTCATTATGGGTACATTTGTTtacgtatttatttatattactCGTTCAGATAAAAGTCATGATTCCGGCGTATCCCATGGATGCAGGTGGAAATGCAATCCTGCTGACTGCCGAAACTCTGGCCACGAATCAAGTGGCATGCCCCGATCTTGTACATCTTGCAGTCAAATGTTATCGGATCGTAGTAGAATCCCTCGATATCAATGGCACAAACGCCCTCCGAACGTGGCGGTGGTTTTTTGCAAATACCTAACGAGTAAATAGTTATTGATGTTCAACGAACTCTTCTTTGGGGGTCGCAGAAAGGAAAAACCAATCAATTGCGGCATGGTAACAACTTTTACTTCTGTGACACCCCCTGTCGATCTGGCTACTCACTGGGTATCGAAGGCGGACCGGGCACGAATCTGGCATCTGTGCGGCGGTGGTGGATCAGCGCCAAcagcaccaccaacagcagcgTTAGCACCACCGACGCGGGCTTGTGTCGAGACATCTGGACTGGCGGCGGGCAACTGAGTAAGCGAGGCAATCGGGAACACTTCCGAGCTCAACCCATCGAAAGCCGCGATAAGGAAAGCACAGCCAACTACAATCACTTGTAATACATATTAAAGCCCAGCACGAGCGGAGTTATAGTTGTCTTTGTAAATTTCCCACAAACAATCAAAGATAAAAGAACGATGCCCTGTTCAAGTCCATGCATTTTGCCATACAACTTCCGGCTTGTAAAAATATATGGTTTTTTGTGTATTATTTCAGATAATAAATAGGGTAAAAGACTTGAGTGGGAAATCAATAGAAGTGGGTTAAAGCAGTTCGTGAATGTGAACATCTTTGCGTACGGCATTGTTGAAACCCTCCTTATAGCGATACCAAATAGGACTCTTCACAATTGCATCCGTTTTGGCTGAAAGAAAAAATAGTATGTTTAAGGATTATGCTAAATTGAAGAGATTCGAGTAACTTACATTCTTCAGCTGAGTTTGTCGAAGTCGATTTGTGAGTAATGCGGCCAAAAAAGTCCTTAGTGAGCTGAAAGGAAAAGTAATCCAAACGctatttgaaatattcaaaaaaaactTAAGGTAATTGAACGAGATTTTTCTGGACAAAAGAGAGAGAGTCCAAAAGTAAGAGCCCTCATGAAGTAAAGCATAAAGTAGCTTTCCCAGTCGCATTCGCTTAAGACGAGCAATAAATGTTCGTTTGTGCTGATCCCACATTACGACTCCAATGACAATACCGCTGGAATCCCCTTATGGGTTATTAGCTTTGCAAGGATTTGCCACGAGGAAAAAGCTTCGGCTTAAACAgcaaaggaaaaccatttGGAGGAGGAAGGAACGTGAACTCAGGTTTGACCCAAGCATATGCGCACTTCTTTTGAGAGTGGCGAGAATTTGCAAGTAAATTGCTGCTAAGTAAATGCAAGGCATGCAAATGCTTATAGATTCACCTGCTGCTTGGGTGCACTGTGCATATTAGAGGCCGAAATTGGTTTCGGCTTCAATGTTTGCAAATGATTGGGTAGCTGCTTTGCAGCTCCTGATGTCTTCTTTTTTGCGGCTGGAGCTGAGGGTGCACCGCCCTTGGGGGCAGCCCGTCGTATCCGTTCCAAGTCCACCTCGCGGGCTATCAACTGGCGACTAAAGTAGGGAAGCGTCAGACCTGTGTAACCTGAGGATAAATTGAAACGAATTTAGCTTTAAGAAGGCTTTGCATCCCTTCCCGAAGACGCACCTGGAAAAGCACTGAGTGCATCGAGATCCGGTTCGGTTTGAAAGACGTAGTGTCCTTCCTGGGACTTGACCTGCACAAACGTTAGTCCGAGATCAACCATCACCTCGATGGTGTGACGCAAGTCCTGTTGCTCCCTGAGGTCAATTAAATATGCACTTATAGGAATGTTCCAAGGTAATCCGGGTGTACTCACTTTGGCGATAGCAACTGCACCGCCACGGAGCGCAGTTGCGGCGATAGAATCCTCTTTAGCAGCGGCACCGTATCGAGGAGCAGAGTTCCGCCCTGACCCACACCCAGCGCAGAGGTGGTGACACCTTTGCAGAGGGCCTGAAAGATGTTTCGCTGGTTGGTGCTCTTCTGCTGGAACTGCAAGGATACAAAAAAGGGTTGGTCCTTGAGCAAACAGTGCGAAATCTATGCAGGAGTCTCATTAATCTTGTGATTGCATTTGAGGCACATAATGGACAAGAAATTACATGGCTTGATTGTGTTGATTATGCACTTTCCACAGGGCTTGGCCGGGGATGTTTGCCCCGGCTAATGACGCCTGCATAAATCATGAGCCTGCCTCAAAGAAGCAGTCTCTCTGCGATGAAAAGAAATAATGTGGCCCGGGGCCATCATCTCCTCATCGTcatcgtttcgtttcgtttcttttACTTTCAACAGCTCACCTCAAAGCCACGCGTGGGAAATGCGATTTTCGGCCAGGCCAGTGTGGCAAACAGCAAATGCCAAGCGACGAAACCGTACTGCAGGTACGGGTACACACTGTAGTTCTGCTGTCTGCTGATCTGATGCTGCACTGTATCTGTGAAGCAAAACCATTTTAGGGCTTCGCACACGCCCGTAAAGTTTGGATCGGGCATCTTCTGTTGCAGGTAGTTCTCATACACGCCTTGCGTTAGTCTAAAAAGCaaaggaaaatataaatatcattctactatttttatataattacctTTCGTAATCCCCACTGGAGTGGACCACCTCCAGTACATTGCGAACTCGTGTTGTCACAGACGTGTTTGTCATGGTGACCTGGGCGGGCTCATCGACCTTATTGGCGTCTGTCTGCAGGGTTTTCCGCGGACGTTGTATCTGAAAACAGAAATAACATTAAATATAACCCACAAACACGCAACTCACAAAAGCGCACCCGAAAAATAGCATCCCACACGGCGAACAGACCTTGATGTCTGTCTTTTTGTCCCAGATTATTGTTCAGTACATCTTGCAGAGTTAGACTATGCTTTTGAGCACTACAAAATGAATTATCGTTAGTATAGtaatgtgtaaatatttggTAATTACTCACTTAAAAAACTGCATGGATGAAATACAGCTTCTCACATCGTTTCCGGATTTCTCAGCTAGCGCGATAAGTGAACCAAAGTCCGTCTTTAGCTGCTCTTTGTAAGCAATTTTAACTAATCTGAAAGTAAGATATAATAGCTGTCAGCACATAtactatattttaaatataaacaaaaggTATTGCCTTTCTGCCAGACGTGCTGCATCGATGGGCGGAAACGTGACCACGAAGGCCACCTGCCTTAAAGGACGCAGGGCGGGATCGTAGACATCGTTGCAAATGCAGATAATGGGTCGCTTCAAGACGTTGTGCTCTGCTTTGGCGCCCTTGGCTTTAACTTTGGTGTAAACAGCATCGCTGATGAACTTGACCAGATAATCAATAGATTGACGAGGCGCGCCATCGATTTCATCTAGGGAAATATTAGTTAAGTATATAGCTTTACAATTTCAAAAGATATATGCTCACCGAGAACTATGCAATTGGGCCGTTTGTCTTCATTCAGAACCGAAGACATTTGAGTTCCATTTTCCAAGGCCAGTTTGAATGCCTCCGGACTGCGATCATCGGAGGCGTTGATCTCCCGGACATTATAACCAGCATGTCGGGCGATCGTGTGCGCCAGTGTGGTTTTCCCCAGACCTGGTGGTCCACATAGCAGCGCCACCTTCTGCATGGGTCTGCCCAAGGCATCCACATTTGTGTTGAGAGCTTGGCGAGATTTGCGCTGCCGCCAGCCGCCATTGGATTCGAATTTGCCTGTGCGCTTATTGAAGCTATTCAGATGGTTGGCAGCTCCGCCAGCAGTGCCGCCCTCTCCAGTCACCGCCTCTTGTTCCCGTTTGCTGTGGAAGGCTTTGCCAAAGACCACTTTGTCCCACATTTTCAGCCAGTAGAGCAGGCTTCTGTTGGTCATTTCATCGGAGAGCAGGTCGATGTATTTCCTCGGCTTGTACTTGTCCACCCAAAGGCGTCCGGGCTCTGAATTGGCGTTGCTATTTACGATGGTTACATCTGCGTCTTCTGTGGCTGTAGCGCGGCTCAAAACCTGCAGGGGGAAATGACAGTATTACTTGGTTTTGATGACATCTCCTGATACTTACTATTTCGCCGGCTTCCTGCCAGATCTTTTCCTTGGCCTCACCCAAAAGACTGCCCACCACCTCGCCCCTGGCACTGATCAGATCCAATTGCCTTTGCTCATAGTCCTCGGAGTGGAATCTTACGTAGATCCGCTCGAGATCACTGCGCTGAATGGCCTGGAAGGGCCAGTTTGGGATCTCATACGATAAGTTTCTCATCTTGAAGTCGTGCAGTGCCTTCAGGCGACTAACGTCGTCCTTTCGCAAAGTTTTGCTGGACTCTCGCATTTTGCGCCGCAGCTCGAGGATTCTTTCGATGGCCTCGTGATCTCGTTGC contains the following coding sequences:
- the LOC6613275 gene encoding uncharacterized protein LOC6613275, translated to MANYSQLRIITGFCVILAVMLDQPFTAEAVVRDACQTAPNKNVWLCSPTTLGIFFDPETQRCRYMGCSNRKLFLTLEDCEKICNNPRHIKRRNQSKANETSH
- the LOC6613276 gene encoding uncharacterized protein LOC6613276, with the translated sequence MSRHKPASVVLTLLLVVLLALIHHRRTDARFVPGPPSIPSICKKPPPRSEGVCAIDIEGFYYDPITFDCKMYKIGACHLIRGQSFGSQQDCISTCIHGIRRNHDFYLNE
- the LOC6613277 gene encoding chromosome transmission fidelity protein 18 homolog, yielding MDQYPDENEEFELQYQDELELLEDLPDEFNAYDGPSTSKQAAEKQKENRAPVAALKDSTRLGNSTLGSPQLSQITFGTSQLVGEDEAEGTSAGGQVNRRLFGTPKGPPVGRGCSTPFQRMPAIQELENTQLTSRSFGLEKENPPANQLQEVGLKNVNKRRLERDLFGDIDDLFHESYEDPMVKKARTEEQRDHEAIERILELRRKMRESSKTLRKDDVSRLKALHDFKMRNLSYEIPNWPFQAIQRSDLERIYVRFHSEDYEQRQLDLISARGEVVGSLLGEAKEKIWQEAGEIVLSRATATEDADVTIVNSNANSEPGRLWVDKYKPRKYIDLLSDEMTNRSLLYWLKMWDKVVFGKAFHSKREQEAVTGEGGTAGGAANHLNSFNKRTGKFESNGGWRQRKSRQALNTNVDALGRPMQKVALLCGPPGLGKTTLAHTIARHAGYNVREINASDDRSPEAFKLALENGTQMSSVLNEDKRPNCIVLDEIDGAPRQSIDYLVKFISDAVYTKVKAKGAKAEHNVLKRPIICICNDVYDPALRPLRQVAFVVTFPPIDAARLAERLVKIAYKEQLKTDFGSLIALAEKSGNDVRSCISSMQFFNAQKHSLTLQDVLNNNLGQKDRHQGLFAVWDAIFRIQRPRKTLQTDANKVDEPAQVTMTNTSVTTRVRNVLEVVHSSGDYERLTQGVYENYLQQKMPDPNFTGVCEALKWFCFTDTVQHQISRQQNYSVYPYLQYGFVAWHLLFATLAWPKIAFPTRGFEFQQKSTNQRNIFQALCKGVTTSALGVGQGGTLLLDTVPLLKRILSPQLRSVAVQLLSPKEQQDLRHTIEVMVDLGLTFVQVKSQEGHYVFQTEPDLDALSAFPGYTGLTLPYFSRQLIAREVDLERIRRAAPKGGAPSAPAAKKKTSGAAKQLPNHLQTLKPKPISASNMHSAPKQQLTKDFFGRITHKSTSTNSAEESKTDAIVKSPIWYRYKEGFNNAVRKDVHIHELL
- the LOC6613274 gene encoding chymotrypsin inhibitor SCI-III; translation: MMPAHWQWLLVGLLLLIPHHSGAASKRVKLCLQPMISGRCFGYVESYAYNPIKRHCEPFIYGGCGGNDNRFSTKTECEFNCRDI